One Lacunisphaera limnophila DNA window includes the following coding sequences:
- a CDS encoding sugar phosphate isomerase/epimerase family protein, with amino-acid sequence MSYTRIISTLGCPDLALTGVGALVRGHGLDGCELRALGGSLDLHAHFTAEYGSPAGLAARRPAEPVTAFCTSLKAVGATAVEREQFLQLIPWAEALGVCGLRVFDGGTTGDAAELAAMADTVRWWRELRAQHGWKTDIMIETHDTLLTGAAVRRLLAVAPGTAIRWDSHHTWKKGGEDPCVTWAAIKDAVAAIDVKDSISRPSAKHAWTYVLPGAGEFPMAPLRKVLAAEFAGPVSLEWEKLWHAYLPTLDEALVAAEKSRWW; translated from the coding sequence TTGAGCTACACCCGCATTATTTCCACCCTGGGCTGTCCCGACCTCGCGCTGACCGGGGTGGGGGCGCTGGTCCGCGGCCATGGCCTTGACGGCTGCGAGTTACGCGCCCTCGGCGGCTCGCTGGACCTGCACGCCCATTTCACGGCGGAGTACGGCTCACCGGCGGGGCTGGCGGCCCGGCGGCCCGCGGAACCGGTCACGGCTTTCTGCACCTCGCTCAAGGCGGTCGGTGCGACCGCGGTGGAGCGGGAGCAGTTTCTCCAACTCATCCCGTGGGCGGAGGCGCTCGGGGTGTGCGGGCTGCGGGTGTTCGACGGCGGCACCACGGGCGACGCGGCGGAACTGGCGGCCATGGCGGACACCGTGCGGTGGTGGCGCGAGCTCCGCGCCCAGCACGGTTGGAAAACGGACATCATGATCGAGACGCACGACACGCTGCTCACGGGCGCGGCGGTACGGCGGTTGCTCGCGGTGGCGCCGGGCACGGCGATCCGCTGGGATTCGCACCACACGTGGAAGAAGGGCGGCGAGGATCCGTGCGTGACCTGGGCCGCGATCAAGGACGCGGTGGCGGCGATCGATGTTAAGGACAGCATCAGCCGGCCTTCCGCTAAACACGCCTGGACCTATGTGTTGCCGGGCGCGGGAGAATTTCCGATGGCGCCGTTGCGGAAAGTACTGGCGGCCGAGTTTGCCGGGCCGGTGAGCCTGGAGTGGGAAAAGCTCTGGCACGCGTATCTGCCCACGCTCGACGAGGCGCTTGTCGCGGCGGAGAAGAGCCGGTGGTGGTGA
- a CDS encoding heparinase II/III domain-containing protein, translating to MRSLRRTAFLLWGLSALWGPWAQAATEPASIVPAAAPRTNVLAGRHDAFRAYCTTGEGAKAFAKLKADLDAKYLALPFPAEPVTYGDPAPSKRTSAMADQWRAVQDTCGVISAVAEAASLCWIVTGEEKYLTKARDFLLGAAAWHFAPDWKSGAVVGATDIYYNDEAHFRLWRKLPLVYDQLRDQLTPAEKSAILAHFRERGRRSVEWIEHEGNISQITRNSIAADLSSHPVRFMPMTGLTALALWDDLPEARDWWTYAYQFYRDQFSPWGGDDGGWGEGTAYWRGTFEHAAFQDALLALGDPAAYASPFWRNSPLFAVYHVQPYLHTTFGDTSNAGRFNLEPVIADYMEHLARVQQNGFLRTYAELCTDRRPRPIDKGLDDLSRTYPTAAEFLVRNFIASAYPLPAARPLNEPSRQAQGPEPVAGLPPQRHFADVGWVSLHSALGDPANDIHVTFKSSPYGSFSHSHADQNSFILNAYGEGLAINSAYREFHNSPHHRDWTRQTISKNTLLIDGLGQKAQSKDATGRITRFETGDRYVLTTGDATAAYQTLQPKGRVQRVTRDLVFIDQRYLVLRDRVELATPGKLSWLLHGEKGIEWLGDNRLHLEGSGGQTALQVKLVSPGVAWQATVTDRFPVPVDPKYASGEISGSYLTGKWHNQTHLTLESTAPAQTYTVYAVLFPYRSVSPEGAPLRLAFVDATLTPDGSLAITHGGTEILLTLTDDSIQLR from the coding sequence ATGCGCTCACTTCGCCGCACGGCGTTTCTTCTATGGGGCCTATCCGCCTTATGGGGCCCATGGGCCCAAGCCGCAACCGAGCCGGCCTCGATCGTCCCCGCCGCTGCCCCGCGCACCAACGTACTCGCCGGCCGGCACGACGCCTTCCGCGCCTACTGCACCACCGGCGAGGGCGCGAAGGCCTTCGCCAAGCTCAAGGCCGACCTCGACGCCAAGTACCTCGCCCTCCCCTTTCCCGCCGAACCCGTCACCTACGGCGACCCGGCCCCCTCGAAACGCACCTCCGCCATGGCCGACCAGTGGCGCGCGGTCCAGGACACCTGTGGCGTGATCTCCGCCGTCGCCGAGGCCGCCAGCCTCTGCTGGATCGTCACCGGCGAGGAAAAGTACCTCACCAAGGCCCGCGATTTCCTCCTCGGCGCGGCCGCCTGGCACTTCGCCCCCGACTGGAAATCCGGCGCCGTCGTCGGCGCCACCGACATCTACTACAACGATGAGGCCCACTTCCGTTTGTGGCGCAAATTGCCCCTGGTCTACGACCAGCTCCGCGACCAGCTGACCCCCGCCGAGAAGTCCGCCATCCTCGCCCACTTCCGCGAGCGCGGCCGCCGCTCTGTCGAGTGGATCGAACACGAGGGCAACATCTCGCAGATCACCCGCAACTCCATCGCGGCCGACCTCTCCTCGCATCCCGTGCGCTTCATGCCGATGACCGGCCTCACCGCCCTCGCGCTGTGGGACGACTTACCCGAGGCGCGCGACTGGTGGACCTACGCCTACCAATTCTACCGCGACCAGTTCAGTCCCTGGGGCGGCGACGACGGCGGCTGGGGCGAGGGCACCGCCTACTGGCGCGGCACCTTCGAGCACGCGGCTTTCCAGGACGCCCTCCTCGCCCTCGGCGATCCCGCCGCCTACGCGTCGCCGTTCTGGCGGAACTCCCCGCTCTTCGCGGTCTACCATGTCCAGCCCTACCTCCACACGACCTTCGGCGACACCTCCAACGCCGGCCGTTTCAACCTCGAGCCCGTCATCGCCGACTACATGGAACACCTCGCGCGCGTGCAGCAGAACGGATTCCTGCGCACCTACGCCGAGCTCTGCACCGACCGCCGCCCCCGCCCCATCGACAAGGGCCTCGACGATCTCAGCCGCACCTACCCCACCGCCGCTGAGTTTCTTGTCCGCAACTTCATCGCCTCCGCCTACCCTCTGCCCGCCGCCCGTCCGCTCAACGAACCGTCTCGACAAGCTCAAGGCCCCGAGCCTGTCGCGGGGCTCCCGCCGCAACGCCACTTCGCCGACGTCGGCTGGGTCTCGCTCCATAGCGCACTCGGCGATCCGGCGAATGACATCCACGTCACCTTCAAATCCTCGCCCTACGGCTCCTTCAGCCACAGCCACGCGGATCAAAATAGCTTCATCCTGAACGCGTACGGCGAAGGCCTCGCAATCAATTCCGCCTATCGCGAATTCCACAATTCCCCGCACCACCGCGACTGGACCCGCCAGACGATTTCCAAAAACACGCTGCTCATCGACGGCCTCGGCCAAAAGGCCCAGAGTAAGGACGCCACCGGCCGCATCACCCGCTTCGAGACCGGCGATCGTTACGTGCTCACCACCGGCGACGCCACCGCCGCCTACCAAACGCTTCAGCCGAAGGGTCGCGTGCAGCGTGTCACCCGCGACCTCGTCTTCATCGACCAACGCTACCTCGTTCTCCGCGACCGCGTCGAACTCGCCACGCCGGGCAAGCTGTCGTGGCTGCTGCACGGCGAAAAGGGCATCGAGTGGCTGGGGGACAACCGCCTCCACCTCGAGGGCAGCGGCGGTCAGACGGCCCTGCAGGTGAAGCTCGTCTCCCCCGGCGTCGCCTGGCAGGCCACGGTCACCGACCGGTTCCCCGTCCCAGTCGATCCCAAGTATGCCTCGGGCGAGATCAGCGGTTCCTACCTCACCGGCAAATGGCACAACCAGACGCACCTCACCCTCGAAAGCACCGCGCCCGCCCAAACCTACACCGTCTACGCCGTGCTCTTCCCTTATCGCTCAGTCAGCCCGGAGGGAGCGCCTCTGCGTCTGGCTTTCGTGGATGCGACGCTCACGCCCGATGGATCCCTCGCCATCACCCACGGCGGCACCGAAATCCTCCTCACCCTCACTGATGACTCGATCCAGCTCCGCTAA
- a CDS encoding ribulokinase: protein MFTLGIDYGTNSVRALVVRCKDGKEFGTSVVNYPSGTQGVLLDPRDHNVARQSPADYLFGLEKSVKGALAQARKQKGFDASKVIGLGVDTTGSSPIPVDAQNRALATDKKWAKNLNAQCWLWKDHTGWREAAKITALAAQHRPHFIAKCGNTYSSEWFWAKLWHCLAVDPKVFSAAYSWVELCDWVPSVLAGVTDPRAVKRGVCAAGHKALYAEDWGGLPDKEFLALLDPRLADLRDRLYEKAHDASESAGNLSPEWARKLGLRAGIPIAIGEFDVHYGAIGCGVAEGTLVKVIGTSTCDCGVVSAARTVPDIPGICGIVKGAILPGFYGIEAGQSAVGDIFKWFVEGVLGDAKLHATLTADAAKLKPGQSGLLALDWNNGNRTILVDQRLTGLLVGQTLYTTQAEIYRALIEATAFGARAIIERIKEYGVPLDRVVCAGGIAEKNPLLMQIYADITGCTMLVAGSSQACALGSAVSAAVLAGAHPDFPTAQRKMTSLKKVAYRPKPPAQKTYDRLYVLYRQLHDSLGGRTKAADLGGVMKELLTIKESVRS from the coding sequence ATGTTCACCCTCGGCATTGATTACGGCACCAACTCCGTCCGCGCCCTCGTGGTGCGCTGCAAGGACGGCAAGGAATTCGGCACCAGCGTGGTCAACTACCCCAGCGGCACCCAGGGCGTGTTGCTCGACCCGCGCGACCACAACGTCGCCCGCCAGTCGCCCGCCGACTACCTCTTCGGTCTCGAGAAATCCGTGAAGGGCGCCCTCGCCCAAGCCCGGAAGCAGAAGGGCTTCGATGCCTCGAAGGTGATCGGTCTCGGCGTGGACACCACCGGCTCCAGCCCGATCCCCGTCGACGCACAGAACCGCGCCCTCGCCACCGACAAGAAATGGGCGAAGAACCTCAACGCCCAGTGCTGGCTCTGGAAGGACCACACCGGCTGGCGCGAGGCTGCGAAGATTACCGCCCTCGCCGCGCAACACCGTCCCCATTTCATCGCCAAGTGCGGCAACACCTATTCCTCCGAGTGGTTCTGGGCCAAGCTCTGGCACTGCCTCGCGGTGGACCCGAAGGTCTTCTCCGCCGCCTACTCGTGGGTCGAACTCTGCGACTGGGTCCCGTCCGTGCTCGCCGGCGTCACCGACCCGCGGGCCGTGAAACGCGGCGTCTGCGCCGCCGGCCACAAGGCCCTCTACGCCGAAGACTGGGGCGGCCTGCCCGACAAGGAGTTCCTCGCCCTCCTCGACCCGCGCCTGGCCGACCTCCGCGACCGCCTGTACGAGAAGGCCCACGACGCCAGCGAATCCGCCGGCAATCTTTCCCCCGAATGGGCCAGGAAACTCGGCCTGCGCGCCGGCATCCCAATCGCCATCGGCGAGTTCGATGTCCACTACGGCGCCATCGGCTGCGGCGTGGCCGAGGGCACGCTGGTCAAGGTCATCGGCACCTCCACCTGCGATTGCGGCGTGGTCTCCGCCGCCCGGACCGTGCCCGACATCCCCGGCATCTGCGGCATCGTCAAAGGCGCCATCCTCCCCGGCTTCTATGGCATCGAGGCCGGCCAGAGCGCCGTGGGCGACATCTTCAAGTGGTTCGTCGAGGGCGTCCTGGGTGACGCCAAGCTCCACGCCACGCTGACCGCCGACGCCGCGAAGCTGAAGCCCGGCCAGAGTGGCCTGCTCGCCCTCGACTGGAACAACGGCAATCGTACCATCCTCGTCGACCAGCGCCTCACCGGCCTGCTCGTCGGCCAGACGCTCTACACCACCCAGGCCGAGATCTACCGCGCGCTCATCGAGGCCACGGCCTTCGGCGCCCGCGCCATCATCGAGCGGATCAAGGAATACGGCGTCCCCCTCGACCGCGTCGTCTGCGCCGGCGGCATTGCCGAGAAGAACCCGCTGCTCATGCAGATCTACGCCGACATCACCGGCTGCACCATGCTGGTCGCCGGTTCCTCCCAAGCCTGCGCCCTCGGCTCGGCCGTCAGCGCCGCCGTGTTGGCCGGCGCCCACCCGGACTTCCCCACCGCCCAACGGAAGATGACCTCCCTAAAAAAGGTCGCCTACCGGCCCAAGCCCCCCGCCCAGAAGACCTACGACCGGCTCTACGTTCTCTACCGCCAGCTCCACGACAGCCTCGGTGGTCGCACCAAAGCCGCCGATCTCGGCGGCGTCATGAAGGAACTCCTCACGATCAAGGAATCCGTCCGGTCCTGA
- a CDS encoding alginate lyase family protein, producing MTRSSSAKSCSQPARGRGLGASKLAGPRGALLAFACVLWSVPSFALDSWQHTPAELATLAKHAPAALTVPITTVTDKTVLPPSGDPHDYVSYARYWWPDPAKPDGLPFVRHDGRHNREQVARGDRQRIGEFCDTVEQLAAAWHVHRDETAARRAGAWLRAWFVTPATRMNPHLDYAQVRLGHDRNRGNPTGLLDSRGFAQVVDALRLLDDSPALAHDEKTVIRTWFTAFLHWFTTAPVALEERAAKNNHGSWYFAQAIPLARYTGQDTLARALMEEARALIVHQIQPDGSQPEEIRRADGLGYSVFNLEALAVAARHAAGLGTDFWAYTAPNGASLRRAVEFLRPYNTAPETWPHRQNEKLAPGFLDHLLAEAAANPR from the coding sequence ATGACTCGATCCAGCTCCGCTAAAAGCTGTTCGCAGCCCGCTCGCGGGCGCGGGCTTGGCGCGAGCAAGCTCGCGGGCCCACGAGGAGCCCTGCTGGCTTTCGCCTGCGTCCTCTGGTCCGTCCCCTCTTTCGCCCTCGACTCCTGGCAGCACACCCCTGCCGAACTGGCCACCCTCGCCAAGCACGCGCCAGCCGCCCTCACCGTCCCCATCACGACCGTCACCGACAAAACCGTCCTGCCGCCGAGCGGTGATCCGCACGACTACGTGAGCTACGCGCGCTACTGGTGGCCGGACCCGGCCAAGCCCGACGGTCTGCCCTTTGTCCGGCATGACGGCCGACACAACCGCGAACAGGTCGCCCGCGGTGACCGGCAGCGCATCGGGGAATTCTGTGACACGGTCGAGCAACTCGCCGCGGCCTGGCACGTGCACCGGGATGAAACCGCCGCGCGCCGCGCCGGCGCGTGGCTGCGCGCGTGGTTCGTCACGCCGGCCACGCGCATGAACCCGCACCTGGACTACGCCCAGGTCCGTCTCGGCCATGACCGGAACCGCGGCAACCCCACCGGCTTGCTTGACTCCCGCGGCTTCGCGCAGGTCGTCGACGCGCTCCGCCTGCTCGACGATTCCCCGGCCCTCGCCCACGACGAGAAAACCGTCATCCGCACGTGGTTCACGGCTTTCCTGCACTGGTTCACCACCGCCCCGGTCGCGCTCGAGGAGCGGGCGGCGAAGAACAACCATGGCTCGTGGTATTTCGCCCAGGCCATCCCCCTGGCCCGCTACACCGGTCAGGACACGTTGGCCCGCGCGCTGATGGAGGAAGCCCGGGCGCTCATCGTCCACCAGATCCAGCCCGACGGCAGCCAGCCGGAGGAAATCCGTCGCGCGGACGGCCTGGGCTACAGCGTCTTCAACCTGGAGGCCCTCGCCGTCGCCGCCCGGCATGCCGCCGGGCTCGGGACCGACTTCTGGGCCTACACCGCGCCCAACGGCGCGAGCCTGCGCCGCGCCGTCGAATTCCTCCGCCCCTACAACACGGCGCCCGAGACCTGGCCTCACCGGCAGAACGAAAAACTGGCACCGGGCTTTCTTGATCACCTGCTCGCCGAGGCCGCCGCCAACCCGAGGTAA
- a CDS encoding TonB-dependent siderophore receptor, with amino-acid sequence MTPRIPVVFTRARAAGCCCLALFALSAQAQTTPTTPTAAPAPVGETVVLPTFSVSTNKDSGYRAANSVSATRVDTAIKDLPFAISAFTEQFITDVGARDLFDVVQYAPSVTSAGKEFNSGNSVYAIRGFDQAPQHNGFVGEGYVDTATIERVEVVKGPSSLLYGQVAPGGTVNYITKRAHAKARTSINAQFGTHNFWRTGLDVNQPLVGDKLLFRFNGVYENGLEFLNPGAQKTRVLAPTLTWNISDRVALTVDYQWFRRRENPPQAQLKPNVEIVGLPPASGILSASGLLINPLNNIDPGFLTYYPLPRDFNYVSRSDYRDSDYESVNAELTARLNDHWTARANFNWNTRRVAHKLTGLGAVSITVPTSYYPTGATLPISAANYRLAAIAYAEDLLTNIDLALLAPQAQLGRRKRLQEDWGFGRTSQLEFAGSYVTHGVKLKPLVGFFYNESVSRGLLRSSPTASFFPVWDMKNPATWNYDTDFDPGAQPITTNSRSPGRNSAAYAIMNASFLEDRLNVVAGARYNKSSGATDNLLNPAASVAKVSAKKITPQAGMGWKITRDMMIYASYSQSYVNNAAALQRANVPIGPAKPTTAEGYELGLKTDFLGGRVSSTVAIFQIDQKDRILRFNSFNSSGVTVTNSLQDTIDRSKGIEAELTWSPVDNWQVYLSGAMNDIRVIQVPPGMEAFIGSHPEATVKALFNLWTRYSFTQDAVKGLWVGGGFNHTGRKAQRTNNPRLFLPADTLWNSAIGYDWKRGDRDMSVVVNWQNMEDIEYYPANQQRGLPGRATVSFTTRF; translated from the coding sequence ATGACCCCACGTATTCCCGTCGTATTCACGCGGGCCCGGGCAGCAGGTTGCTGCTGCCTGGCCCTTTTTGCCCTCTCGGCCCAGGCCCAGACCACCCCCACCACCCCCACCGCCGCGCCGGCGCCAGTCGGGGAGACCGTCGTGCTCCCCACCTTCTCGGTGTCGACGAACAAGGACAGCGGCTACCGGGCCGCCAACTCCGTGTCGGCCACCCGGGTGGACACCGCGATCAAGGACCTGCCGTTCGCGATCAGCGCCTTCACCGAGCAGTTCATCACCGACGTCGGGGCGCGCGACCTCTTCGATGTGGTGCAGTACGCACCCAGCGTGACCAGTGCGGGCAAGGAGTTCAACTCCGGCAACTCGGTCTATGCGATCCGCGGCTTTGACCAGGCGCCGCAGCACAACGGTTTTGTGGGCGAGGGTTACGTGGACACCGCGACGATCGAGCGCGTCGAGGTGGTGAAGGGGCCGTCGTCGCTCCTCTACGGCCAGGTCGCCCCCGGCGGCACGGTCAACTACATCACCAAACGCGCGCACGCCAAGGCCCGCACGTCGATCAACGCCCAGTTCGGCACCCACAACTTCTGGCGCACAGGCCTGGACGTGAACCAGCCGTTGGTGGGCGACAAGCTGCTGTTCCGTTTCAACGGCGTGTATGAGAACGGCCTCGAGTTTCTCAACCCCGGCGCGCAGAAGACCCGCGTGCTGGCGCCGACCCTCACCTGGAACATCAGCGACCGGGTCGCGCTGACCGTCGACTACCAGTGGTTCCGCCGCCGGGAGAACCCGCCGCAGGCGCAGCTCAAGCCCAACGTCGAGATCGTCGGTCTCCCGCCGGCCAGCGGCATCCTCAGTGCGAGCGGGCTGCTGATCAATCCGCTCAACAACATCGATCCCGGCTTCCTGACCTACTATCCGCTCCCGCGTGATTTCAACTACGTCTCCCGAAGCGACTATCGCGACTCGGATTACGAGTCGGTCAACGCCGAGCTCACGGCCCGTCTGAACGACCACTGGACGGCGCGGGCCAACTTCAATTGGAACACGCGCCGGGTGGCCCACAAGCTGACGGGCCTCGGCGCCGTCAGCATCACCGTGCCGACCAGCTACTACCCGACCGGCGCCACCCTGCCGATCTCCGCGGCCAACTACCGGCTCGCCGCCATCGCCTACGCCGAGGACCTGCTCACGAACATTGATCTCGCGCTCCTCGCGCCCCAAGCCCAGCTGGGCCGCCGCAAGCGCCTCCAGGAGGACTGGGGCTTCGGCCGCACGTCCCAACTCGAGTTCGCCGGCAGCTATGTCACCCATGGCGTGAAGCTGAAGCCGCTCGTCGGCTTCTTCTACAACGAGTCCGTCAGCCGGGGCCTGCTGCGCTCCAGCCCGACCGCCAGCTTCTTCCCGGTCTGGGACATGAAGAACCCGGCCACGTGGAACTACGACACCGACTTCGACCCGGGCGCACAGCCCATCACCACGAACTCCCGTTCTCCCGGCCGCAACTCGGCCGCCTACGCCATCATGAACGCGAGCTTCCTTGAGGACCGCCTCAACGTCGTGGCGGGCGCCCGGTACAACAAGTCCTCGGGGGCGACCGACAATCTCCTGAACCCCGCCGCCAGCGTGGCCAAGGTCTCGGCCAAAAAGATCACGCCCCAGGCTGGCATGGGTTGGAAGATCACCCGCGACATGATGATCTATGCCTCGTACAGCCAGTCCTACGTCAACAATGCGGCCGCCCTCCAGCGGGCCAACGTGCCGATCGGGCCCGCCAAGCCCACCACGGCTGAGGGCTACGAACTCGGCCTGAAGACCGATTTCCTCGGCGGGCGCGTGTCGTCCACCGTCGCGATCTTCCAGATCGACCAGAAGGACCGCATCCTGCGCTTCAACTCCTTCAACTCCTCGGGCGTGACGGTCACGAACAGCCTTCAAGACACCATCGATCGCAGCAAGGGCATCGAGGCCGAGCTGACCTGGTCGCCGGTCGACAACTGGCAGGTCTATCTCAGCGGGGCCATGAACGACATCCGCGTCATCCAGGTTCCCCCGGGCATGGAGGCCTTCATCGGCAGCCACCCCGAGGCGACGGTCAAGGCGCTCTTCAACCTGTGGACGCGCTACAGCTTCACGCAGGACGCGGTGAAGGGCCTGTGGGTGGGCGGTGGCTTCAATCACACCGGCCGGAAGGCGCAACGCACCAACAACCCGCGGCTCTTTCTGCCCGCCGACACGCTCTGGAACTCGGCCATCGGCTACGACTGGAAGCGGGGGGACCGCGACATGAGCGTGGTCGTGAACTGGCAGAACATGGAGGACATCGAATACTATCCGGCCAACCAGCAACGCGGCCTGCCCGGTCGCGCCACGGTCTCCTTCACCACCCGCTTCTAA
- a CDS encoding LacI family DNA-binding transcriptional regulator produces the protein MARPTLNDIARQVGFSKNTVSLALRGDRQIPEETRERIRKAAAKLGYQPNAVVSHLMAQLRASRTTRLQAKLALVNANRDPQAFRAHPTIPTYVEGCESRAEKLGYGFDRFWLHDPTLNAQRWLRILHTRGIKGLVLVGLMDTTHLPDELAPVWAQLPTVVTGVRTRDPALSFCCVDHHHLALTAFERALALGYKRPGLVLDDVIDALVERRFSAGYLTGQRTLLPRAQHVPVFSEETGAQAEPKGFRAWLDKHQPDVIFTLYNNVIAWLKEAGRRVPEDIGVIQLEWRSTRPEIAGMNQHNLVTGEAAVDMVVSQIHNNETGVQEFPRATLIGATWVDGQSVRPQAAPAARPARVRAGR, from the coding sequence ATGGCCCGTCCCACCCTGAACGACATCGCCCGCCAGGTCGGTTTCTCGAAGAACACCGTCTCGCTGGCGTTGCGGGGCGACCGGCAGATCCCGGAGGAGACGCGCGAGCGCATCCGGAAAGCGGCGGCGAAGCTGGGTTACCAGCCCAACGCGGTCGTCTCCCACCTGATGGCACAGCTGCGGGCCAGCCGGACGACGCGGCTGCAGGCGAAGCTCGCGCTGGTTAACGCCAACCGCGACCCGCAGGCGTTCCGGGCGCACCCGACCATCCCGACCTATGTGGAGGGCTGCGAGAGCCGGGCCGAGAAACTGGGCTACGGCTTCGACCGGTTCTGGCTGCACGACCCCACGCTCAACGCCCAGCGCTGGCTGCGCATCCTCCACACGCGGGGCATCAAGGGGCTCGTGCTGGTCGGCCTGATGGACACGACGCACCTGCCCGACGAACTCGCCCCGGTCTGGGCGCAGTTGCCGACCGTGGTGACCGGCGTGCGCACGCGCGACCCGGCGCTGTCCTTTTGTTGCGTGGATCACCACCACCTGGCGCTGACCGCCTTCGAGCGGGCGCTGGCGCTCGGTTACAAGCGGCCCGGCCTGGTGCTCGACGATGTGATCGACGCGCTGGTGGAGCGGCGGTTTTCCGCCGGCTACCTGACCGGCCAGCGGACGCTGTTGCCGCGGGCGCAGCATGTGCCGGTGTTCAGCGAGGAGACCGGCGCGCAGGCCGAGCCGAAGGGGTTCCGGGCGTGGTTGGACAAACACCAGCCGGACGTGATCTTCACGCTCTACAACAATGTCATCGCCTGGCTGAAGGAAGCCGGACGGCGGGTACCGGAGGACATCGGCGTGATCCAGCTGGAGTGGCGTTCCACCCGTCCGGAGATCGCGGGGATGAACCAGCACAATCTCGTCACGGGCGAGGCCGCGGTGGACATGGTGGTGAGCCAGATCCACAACAACGAGACCGGCGTGCAGGAGTTCCCGCGCGCGACGCTGATCGGCGCGACGTGGGTGGACGGGCAGAGCGTGCGCCCGCAGGCCGCACCGGCCGCGCGGCCGGCCCGGGTCCGGGCGGGCCGCTGA
- a CDS encoding alpha/beta hydrolase, translating into MLIRLLATLLVSACLPPALSSAESQASTRALAPLKSVETPLTLPGAETFIYQELPPEPMRLHVFKPAGWSAADRRPAWIHFFGGGFLNGTPLQSAGYGRNAAKLGLVGIAVDYRVKNRHGTDATQCVADARAALHWVQTHATELGIDPQRVVVSGSSAGGHLALWTAITATPWGSDPATAPLHPPAALILLSAAADTSESGGQRSDRFAGHGLALSPQHQLDARMPPVLMFHGDADTVVPYQYAVALDEKLRATGNACEFVTLPGGAHNLGTQEERAIIAAKSNAFLERLKILPVQPGLP; encoded by the coding sequence ATGCTGATCCGCCTCCTCGCCACTCTGCTGGTCAGTGCCTGCCTGCCGCCGGCCTTGAGCTCAGCCGAAAGTCAGGCGTCCACCCGCGCGCTAGCGCCGCTCAAATCCGTGGAAACCCCTCTCACCCTCCCCGGCGCCGAAACCTTCATCTATCAGGAGTTGCCGCCGGAGCCCATGCGGCTCCACGTGTTCAAACCCGCCGGCTGGTCGGCCGCGGACCGGCGCCCGGCCTGGATCCATTTCTTCGGCGGCGGCTTCCTGAACGGCACCCCGCTCCAATCCGCCGGCTACGGCCGCAACGCCGCCAAGCTCGGCCTCGTCGGCATCGCCGTGGATTACCGCGTGAAAAACCGCCACGGCACCGATGCCACCCAATGCGTCGCCGACGCCCGTGCCGCCCTGCACTGGGTCCAGACCCACGCCACCGAGCTCGGGATCGACCCGCAGCGCGTGGTCGTCAGCGGCTCCTCCGCCGGCGGTCATCTCGCGCTCTGGACCGCCATCACCGCCACGCCCTGGGGCAGTGACCCGGCCACGGCCCCGCTCCACCCACCCGCCGCCTTGATCCTGCTCAGCGCCGCCGCCGACACCTCCGAATCCGGCGGCCAGCGCTCCGACCGCTTCGCCGGCCACGGCCTCGCCCTTTCCCCTCAGCACCAACTCGACGCCCGCATGCCGCCGGTGCTGATGTTTCACGGCGACGCCGACACCGTCGTACCCTACCAGTATGCCGTGGCCCTGGACGAAAAACTGCGTGCCACCGGCAACGCCTGCGAATTCGTCACCCTCCCCGGCGGCGCCCACAACCTCGGCACCCAGGAGGAACGCGCGATCATCGCCGCGAAATCCAATGCCTTCCTCGAACGGCTGAAGATTCTGCCGGTGCAGCCGGGATTGCCTTAG